From one Peredibacter starrii genomic stretch:
- a CDS encoding YceI family protein, with the protein MKSLYNIDPSHSSANFSVKHMMIAKVHGGFEKISGKFAYDPQNLNESSVEAAIEVASINTRDAQRDAHLRSADFFEVEKYPLMTFKSTEFKQDGNNNLLVTGDLTIRDVTKKVTLIVDEQSGEHKDPWGNLRIGLSARTKVNRKDFGLSWNAALEAGGVLVGDEITIGLDVQFIKEVK; encoded by the coding sequence ATGAAAAGTCTTTATAACATTGATCCATCTCACAGTTCGGCAAACTTCTCTGTGAAGCACATGATGATTGCAAAAGTTCATGGGGGTTTTGAGAAAATCTCAGGAAAATTTGCTTACGACCCTCAGAATCTAAATGAGAGTTCAGTTGAAGCGGCGATCGAAGTTGCTTCCATTAACACTCGCGATGCTCAAAGAGATGCTCACTTAAGAAGTGCTGATTTCTTTGAAGTGGAAAAATATCCTCTGATGACCTTCAAGTCGACTGAGTTTAAGCAAGATGGAAATAACAATCTTTTAGTAACAGGTGACCTGACAATTCGTGATGTGACGAAGAAGGTGACACTGATTGTGGATGAGCAATCAGGTGAGCATAAAGACCCATGGGGAAATCTTCGTATTGGTCTATCGGCCAGAACCAAGGTCAACCGTAAAGACTTTGGTCTCAGCTGGAACGCGGCCCTGGAGGCAGGTGGAGTTCTGGTAGGGGACGAGATTACAATCGGTCTGGATGTCCAATTCATCAAAGAAGTTAAATAA
- a CDS encoding 2OG-Fe(II) oxygenase family protein has product MGTNPKVDICFFIYNNRSDRCMKFLETLDYPKELLNITVYSDREITHNFKHIKTSEKEAYNHIQIESTGDYIWTINADYIIQNRSVLNELLKAQKDIVSGLLVKPSSVFSNFWGKLSSTGWYERSDDYLDIVNREKKGVFSVPYVTGNILFKAEAFKRNPDLMREYHDYDTDMNLCHNLRDNNEKMYIVNTDLFGYIEETNITKDYLPLAPFTEETALHKDFLAFLQAFQKEGTSAKTGIFKSLGPDIWQFPIFTEEFCDHLIAMAEKKNEWSAGAYTKKGQIDERIGAVENHPTQDIHMKQLGLHDFWLNKVVNTYFKSVLSYLYKYQTKGYNIAFMVKYSEDGQTKLDPHHDASAYTTNIALNTYGKDYTGGGCNFIHKNIECIGNLKGHLIMHPGRITHYHEAYPVKTGTRYILVSFNN; this is encoded by the coding sequence ATGGGTACAAATCCGAAAGTAGACATCTGTTTTTTCATTTACAACAATCGCTCTGACCGTTGTATGAAGTTTCTTGAGACCCTGGATTATCCAAAAGAGCTTTTGAACATAACTGTCTACAGTGATCGGGAAATTACTCACAACTTTAAGCACATTAAAACCTCTGAAAAAGAGGCCTATAACCACATTCAGATTGAAAGTACGGGCGATTATATCTGGACCATCAATGCAGACTATATCATACAGAACCGCTCGGTATTGAACGAGCTTCTGAAGGCGCAAAAAGATATCGTATCAGGGCTTTTAGTGAAACCTTCTTCAGTCTTTTCAAATTTCTGGGGAAAACTTTCAAGCACTGGTTGGTATGAGCGTTCAGACGATTACCTGGACATCGTTAATCGTGAAAAGAAAGGTGTCTTCAGTGTTCCTTATGTGACCGGCAATATTCTTTTCAAGGCCGAGGCCTTTAAGCGTAATCCAGATTTGATGCGCGAATATCATGACTACGACACGGACATGAACCTTTGTCACAATCTTCGCGATAATAACGAGAAGATGTATATCGTGAACACTGACTTGTTCGGATACATCGAAGAAACAAACATCACGAAAGACTATCTTCCGCTTGCGCCATTTACTGAAGAGACCGCGCTTCACAAAGATTTTCTGGCCTTCCTTCAGGCCTTCCAGAAAGAGGGCACAAGTGCCAAGACCGGTATCTTTAAATCTCTTGGTCCAGATATCTGGCAATTTCCAATTTTCACGGAAGAGTTCTGTGACCACTTGATTGCCATGGCCGAGAAGAAGAATGAATGGTCGGCCGGTGCCTATACTAAAAAAGGTCAAATTGATGAACGTATTGGGGCGGTTGAAAATCACCCGACTCAAGATATTCACATGAAACAACTTGGTCTTCATGATTTCTGGCTCAATAAGGTTGTTAACACTTATTTTAAATCCGTTCTTTCATATCTGTATAAGTATCAGACCAAAGGTTACAATATCGCTTTCATGGTGAAATACAGTGAGGACGGACAAACGAAACTAGATCCGCACCACGATGCTTCTGCTTATACAACGAACATTGCATTGAATACATATGGTAAAGACTATACTGGTGGTGGATGTAACTTCATTCACAAGAACATTGAATGTATTGGAAATCTAAAAGGGCATTTGATCATGCACCCTGGACGTATCACTCACTATCATGAGGCCTATCCGGTTAAGACCGGCACGCGCTATATTCTGGTTTCTTTCAATAACTAA